Genomic segment of Terriglobia bacterium:
TCTGAGTTCCGGGTTATCAGTTACAAACGTGGAGCACTGGCAATGGCTGGAAGTGGATCCCCGTGCTCGAGACAGGATTCAGCAATCTTGCGTGCCAGACCCTGTGCGATTTCAACCGTTTCTGTGAGGCTGCGGCCCTCGGCCACCAGGCCTGGCACGTCGCGGCTGGTCGCAACATAGCCGCCCTCCGCCAGAGGTTCAATGTGTAACCGGATTGTTACCTCATCGATTTCAGCGAGGTGTTCCGGCCGGCGGACTTTGCGTTTGATTGCCATAGAAATTGCAGCTCCTTTTGCCACCGTGATCTTAGCACATCGCGGCCCTCTTCACGCGGTGAGCGTCCGCAGTCCGTCGCACAGTTTTTTGGAAACACGTGTGTTCGCTGCCTGTAGGCTGAAAACCGGGCGTACGCGCCATGCCCCCGCCCTAAGCGACTTTCGCGGCGCGTTCTTGTGCGGGAAAGACGCGCACGCGCCGGCGTTTTGTCAGGAACGCGATCGCCCACTGCGATACGACGAAGAACCGGTTCGTGAATCCAACCAGGAAATAGATGTGCACAACCGCCCAGACAAGCCATGCCAGGAATCCTGCAAAGCGCAGTTCGCGAAGATCGGCGACAGCGTAGGTACGTCCCACAATCGCAAGATCGCCCTTGTCCCAATACCAGAAGGGTTTTGGCGCCGCCTGGCCGGCCACACGCCGCCGAATCAGGCCCGCCACATACCTCCCCTCTTGAATGGCGGGCTGCGCGACGCCCGGCATGACCATTGCGTCTGTAGATTTCATTCCCACGAGATTTCGCGCCGGAGCAACCACGTGGGCCGTGTCACCAATCGCGAAAATGTCGGGATGCCCCGGCACTGACAGATCGGAGTTGACGATGATTTTCCCCGATTTATCCATAGCCGCACCCAGCCAGCGGCCCGCCGGCGAAGCCAGCACGCCGGCTCCCCACAGCACCGTGCTTGAGGGAATGCGCTGGCCACCCGCAACGATTCCATCGGCGTCCACGCTGGTCACACGCGTGTTCGTATAAACCTTTACTCCCAGGCTCTCAAGATGCTGCTGCGCCCTGGCTGACAGGCTTTCGGGAAAGGTGGGCAGAACGCGCGGCGCCGCCTCGAACAGGAGGATCTCCGCGGAGCGTGGATCGATGTGGCGAAAATCGTGTGACAGCGCCATCCGCGACATTTCCGCCAGCGTGCCCGCCATTTCCACACCCACCGTGCCCGCGCCGACCAGCACGAATGTGAGTTGCTGCCGTACCGCCTCCGCATCGGCGTGATCTATCGCGGCCATTGCTTCGGCTCGCTCGAATGCCAGCAGGACCTTGCCTCGGATGTGGTCTGCGTCGTCGAGCGATTCGAGGCCGGGCGCAACCTCCCGCCACTCGTCGTGCCCGAAATAGTTGTATTGGATGCCGGTGGCAAGGATGAGGTAATCGTAGGGCACAGCGCGTCGCTTCAGGCGAACCACTCGCTGGTCGGCATCGACGCCTATGACTTCGTCCATCAGCACTTCGACATTGGGCTGGCGGCTCAGGATCGAGCGCAGCGGCGCGGAAATTTCGTCAGCAGACAGCAGGCCGGTGGCCACCTGATAAAGCATGGGACGGAAAAGGTGGTAGTTCCGTTTATCGATGACAGTTACGGTGACCGGAGCTCCAGCTAACGCTCGCGCCGCATAAAGCCCGCCGAAGCCGCCGCCGCCGATCACCACGCGATGCCGAGTTGCATTCAAGAGCCGCTCCCCGCTCGACGAACGCCTTGATTCGGAGTTTGTGCAGCGGACTGACTGAGCCAGGTTTCAAAACGAGTCTCGCCGAGCCGGGCATCATCGCCGGGAATGAGCGTTCGCTCCTCCACCTCGATGCCGTAGTAGTGGGCGTGAGGGTCGGTGACAACCTCGCGCGGGTCGTTCCATGCGGCCAGGGCCCGC
This window contains:
- a CDS encoding NAD(P)/FAD-dependent oxidoreductase, which codes for MNATRHRVVIGGGGFGGLYAARALAGAPVTVTVIDKRNYHLFRPMLYQVATGLLSADEISAPLRSILSRQPNVEVLMDEVIGVDADQRVVRLKRRAVPYDYLILATGIQYNYFGHDEWREVAPGLESLDDADHIRGKVLLAFERAEAMAAIDHADAEAVRQQLTFVLVGAGTVGVEMAGTLAEMSRMALSHDFRHIDPRSAEILLFEAAPRVLPTFPESLSARAQQHLESLGVKVYTNTRVTSVDADGIVAGGQRIPSSTVLWGAGVLASPAGRWLGAAMDKSGKIIVNSDLSVPGHPDIFAIGDTAHVVAPARNLVGMKSTDAMVMPGVAQPAIQEGRYVAGLIRRRVAGQAAPKPFWYWDKGDLAIVGRTYAVADLRELRFAGFLAWLVWAVVHIYFLVGFTNRFFVVSQWAIAFLTKRRRVRVFPAQERAAKVA
- a CDS encoding type II toxin-antitoxin system HicB family antitoxin, encoding MAIKRKVRRPEHLAEIDEVTIRLHIEPLAEGGYVATSRDVPGLVAEGRSLTETVEIAQGLARKIAESCLEHGDPLPAIASAPRL